Within Terriglobales bacterium, the genomic segment CAGGCGGGTGGAGCGGTCGCAGTCGGCGGCCATCTGGGCCAGCACGCCGTCGCGCAGGCCCAGCGGGGAGTAGCGGAAGGCGCGCAGGTTGCAGCGCTCCATGAGCCCGGCAAAGACTTCGGCGCCGGCGATGATGATCTCGGCGCGGCGCGGGCCGATGCCGGCCAGCGCCGCCCGCTCCTCCAGCGGGAGCTTGGCCAGTTGCCGGGCCAGCTTCTGCGTGACCGCGCGGGAGACGGTGCCGGAGGCGGTGCGGCCCAGGCGGCGGGCGCGCGCCGCCAGCGCCGCCGCTGTCCCTGAGGTCGCCACCACCCGCTGCGGGCGGCCGGCGGCGATGCGCCGCACCACCCGGCCCACCTCCTCCCCCACGTACTCGCGCAGGCGCTCCAGCTCCTTTTTCTTGGGAGGGTCGTGGCCCAGGAACTCGCCCGTCAGCCGCACCGCGCCCAGGGGCAGGCTGAACATGTGGCGGATGTGACCCTTTTCGGAAAGAGTGAGTTCGCAGGAACCGCCGCCCAGGTCCACCATGAGCACGCGGCGGGCGCGCACCCGGCCCAGGGTGAGCAGGCCGAGATGGATGAGGCGGCCCTCTTCCAGCCCGGTGATGACCTCGACCGTCCAGCCGGTGGCGGCGCGCACCCAGTCGAGGAAGGCCTGGGCATTGCGGGCGTCGCGCAGGGCGCTGGTGGCGACCACGCGGACCTGGTCGGCGCCGCGCGCCAGGGTGGCCTTGCGGAAGCGCTCCAGGGCTTCCACCGTCTGCGCCATGGCGTCGGGCGAGAGCAGGCCGGTGCGGAAGACGGAGGCGCCCAGGCGGGTGACCTGGCGGTCCTCGTGCAGCCTGTGCAGGCGGCGGCGAAGCAGGCGCGCGATCTTCAGCCGCACGGAGTTGGCGCCGATGTCGACCGCGGCGAAAGTGGGCATGGACGGAAGGATTGTAAACGTTTCAGGTTTCAGGTTTCACGTTTCAGGTGGAGTAGCTCCTAGCTCCTGGGCTTGGAGGCGGGCAGCTGGGAGAGCTTCGCGACCAGCGCCTTGAAGCCTGCTTCGTTGCGGAGGCGGTCGAAGGCGGGGTCGTCGAGGAGCTTGGCGTTGGTGAGGCCGCGGTCCACGGCCTTCTGCAACTCCTGGATGGCCGGCTTCTTCTCGCCCAGTTGGGCGTTCGCGGTGGCCAGCAGATAGCAGGCCCAGGCACTGTCGGGCAGGATGACCTCGCTGGCGCGGAACAGGTCTCGGGCGGGGAGATAGTCCTTCTTGAGCATGGCTTGCTGGCCGCCCTCGGCGGCATAGGAAAAGGCCGAGGCCAGGGCTCGCTCGATGGCCTGCGCGCGGGCGGGGTCGGAGCCTTTCTTCTTTTCGCGCTCGGCGTCACCGACCGCCGCGCGGAGCTGGGCCAGCAGGGTGGCGGGCTCGTCCGCTCCCTGCGCGATGCCGCCGACCAGGCTGACCAGGCGGTTGGCGACTTCGTCCTGCAGATCGAGTAGCGCCTGTTCGTTCTTCTGCGCCTTGCGGAACTCCTCGGAGGCGGCCAGCGACTGGGCGGCAGCCTCCACCTCCTTCACGTCGCGGAAGCCGCGGAAGTCCGCGACGATCTCGCGCTCGGTGCGGAGGGCGGCCACCAGCTCGCCGCGCTTCTGCGTCGCCTGCGCCTCGGCCAGCCGCTCTTCGAACTGCTGGTTGAGGAACTCCTTGTCTACCGGAGCCGCCCCTCGGGCCATGGCGCGCAACCGCAGCCAGGCCAGGGCGCGCCCAGCCACCTCCTTGGGCATCCAGTTGTGCGGGCCGTCATAGACCACGAAGCGGACGGCGGCGTGCCGTGCCACCAGCGCCTCGTCCAGCCGGAGCAGCTCGGGATAGTTGAAATCGGTGGTGCCGGCCACCAGGAACCAGTCGGCCACCTCCGGGCCGGGGACGGCGGCGCCCGGGAGCAGGCCCGCCCCGTTGGCGATCACTCCAGCGACACAGGTCTTGCAGGTCAGCGCGATGGAGGAGGCCACGCGCGCGCCGCCGGAAAGCCCGGCGACGTAGAAGCGGCGGGGATCGATGGCGTAGCGCTCATTCACATCCTTCCAGAGCAGTTGCACGGCCGCCGCCGGGTCTTGGAAGTTGCGCACGTCGTTGCTGCCCACCACCAGGAAGCCATGCTGCTCGGCCGCCTCCTGGAAGAGCTTGACCGCGACCTCCCCGCGGGCGAAGGGATCGAAGACCAGCAGCAGCGGCCAGCGCCGGGCCGGTGAGTAGGCCGAGGGCAGGTAGAGGGCGTAGCTGTTGGAGGAGTCGGCAAGTACCGCGACGGAGGGATGCACCACGCCGGGGGCCGGCGTCTGCGGATAAGCGGCCGAAGCAGTTCCGCACAGCACCAGGAGCAGTAGGAGGAGACGGCGCATGGGGTCTCAGCTCTTAGCCTTAGATGCAGGCCCGCAGGCCTGCGCCCCGCTGGGCTACGCGATGGCGCCGGCGCGCTGGGGAGCCCGGGCGGGGACGCGCGCGACCTGCTTGGCGCCGCTCTCCAGGCTGCGCTGCATTTCGAGCAGGCGGCGCTTGGCATCGCCGGCGGTGCGCACCGCTTCGGTGAACTTGGCGCGGGTGACGTTGCGCAGGGCGGCCAGCAGGGGCACCTCGCTGTGGTCGCCGAAGAGCTTCTCGGCGCGCGCGCTGAGCACCAGCCAGTCGTGCCAGGCGCCGACCGAATCCTGGATCTGCCTGAGGAGTGCGACCACTTCCTGGACGCGGGGCGTCTCTCCGCCCATCTCCGCGGTGTAGCGGGCGCGCTTGCAGCGCATGCGGAAGTCGTGCAGCTTCTGCTCGTTCAAGGGGCCGCACTCGCGGGCCAGGCGGGCGAACTCGCGCAGGGCGA encodes:
- a CDS encoding Ppx/GppA phosphatase family protein — its product is MPTFAAVDIGANSVRLKIARLLRRRLHRLHEDRQVTRLGASVFRTGLLSPDAMAQTVEALERFRKATLARGADQVRVVATSALRDARNAQAFLDWVRAATGWTVEVITGLEEGRLIHLGLLTLGRVRARRVLMVDLGGGSCELTLSEKGHIRHMFSLPLGAVRLTGEFLGHDPPKKKELERLREYVGEEVGRVVRRIAAGRPQRVVATSGTAAALAARARRLGRTASGTVSRAVTQKLARQLAKLPLEERAALAGIGPRRAEIIIAGAEVFAGLMERCNLRAFRYSPLGLRDGVLAQMAADCDRSTRLGRQVESERWDALLAVARRYDADLKYSLHVRRLAARLFAALRPVHDLPPDYQEWLLAAAMLQEVGSYLNRTGRHRHAYYLIANSEIFGYTPRQRRVIATIARYVGNSRPAAADKIMKKLAPEDRRFVPRAVVLLRLARALNQGRRATVTGLRARLEGGRVLLKLKTRRGAELELWALAKERNYFREVFGRDLAAGLA